The Shinella zoogloeoides genome contains the following window.
ATCCTTGATGATCGTGTAGCCGCCGGTGAACCCGCATTCGTCGCGCAGGCGGTCGAACACCCGCTTGGCCGTATGGCGCTGCTTGCGCGGCACCTTCAGGTCTTCATCGAGCCAATGGTCGATCGTCGAAACGAATGCATCCAGCTTCGGACGCCGGATCGGTGATCGCCGCTGATAGCCGGGCGGCGTCGAATAGGCCACCATCTTGGCCACGCTGTCGCGCGATATGTTGAAATGCTTAGCTGCCTGGCGCTTCGTCATTCCTTCTGAAACAGCCAGCCGAACCCTCAGATAAAGTTCCACGGTGTAGATCCCCTGTCCCCCCTGCACTCGTTGCAGAAAGGAAATAGGTGGCCGGATTTTACTCCGCCCGCAGCAGCATTATGCCGCCGCTACCGTGGCCGACTTTTGCACCGCCGCTCTCAGCGCCATGAGGACGGCAAACAAGACCTTCAATTCGGGGCATTGCTCGAGGCACTTGGTGGCAGGCGGGAAGTTGCGGGCGCTTCCTGGACGGGGCGGGAAATGCTCGGGCTGTTCGAAAAACTGCTCATGGAGCTTGCCGGGGATGATGAAGCAGAGAACAACGATACGCAGAAAGCCAGGCTGGATGCCTGGCTGAACGATTATTCCGGGCGCGAGGGCAACTTCGCCAGGATGATGTCAGGCGCAACCGCACCGCAAACGCGGCGTATGCTGCAATCTGCATTCAACCGGTCGTCCAGTTGGCCGATGGTGCTACTCGCGCAATCCCGCGTCGGGCGTGAGGGCCTGAATCTGCATGAGGCCTGTCGCACAGTGATTCTACTGCACGCGGAGTGGAATCCCGGCATTGTCGAGCAGCAGATTGGGCGTGTGGATCGCAAGAACAGTCTTTGGCTTCGCGAATGGCGGAAATGGAGGGATCATGGTGATGGTCTCCCGCCCCGCATTCGGGTTCACCCTGTTGTCGTCAGTGGCACATACGACGATCACAACTGGCAGGTTCTCAAGGCGCGTTGGCTGGAACTGAGGGCGCAGTTGCATGGCGATGTCCTGCGTCCCGTTCCAGGTCGGTCAGAGGTGATAGATGACAAACGAACCTGCGCTGACCGCGTTCGGCGCGCAGTGCCGGATTTTTCGCCGCCGCTCTCAGCTTGCGATATCAGCTCGCTGGAT
Protein-coding sequences here:
- a CDS encoding helicase-related protein; translated protein: MLGLFEKLLMELAGDDEAENNDTQKARLDAWLNDYSGREGNFARMMSGATAPQTRRMLQSAFNRSSSWPMVLLAQSRVGREGLNLHEACRTVILLHAEWNPGIVEQQIGRVDRKNSLWLREWRKWRDHGDGLPPRIRVHPVVVSGTYDDHNWQVLKARWLELRAQLHGDVLRPVPGRSEVIDDKRTCADRVRRAVPDFSPPLSACDISSLD